AGTGGATTGATAGGTTTAATGGTGTTGCAACTAAATATCTTGCTAACTATATGTATTGTTTTAATGGCTTGAAATCTTTAACACAGAAAATGATACTATAAAGAGCAAAAATTTATTAGTTCAATCACACACCTCTCATTCAGATACAAAATTGAAAGATTTTAGGCAAAGAAAGCCAATCTATATATAATTCAATACAAATATTTGTAATTATGTATTTGTTTCATATATAATTAAATAAATTGATCTTTAATACAAAGAATAAAAAGCCTAAAAACATATACTGGAATTACCATGAAAATACTGCAAATATTAAATGGGTAGATGATAACACTGTTATTATCAATAGTCATAAGTTGGATGTACTAAAGGACACTTTTGACTTTAGAAGAAGTAAATAATAATGTAATGAAGCTCAACCTGTATTTTTTAGGGAACTTGTAAAAAAATTCCCTAAAAAATAGTATATTATCAACACTATTCTTAAACAAAGCCAAAATAAAAAACTGCTAGTATCTTATAATACCAGCAGTTAGAGTTATGCATTAAAATTCTTTTGAGATATTACTATTGAGCTTAATAAATGATGCTAGTACTATGATTATAGATATAAGGTTATTTGCATGAAGATATCTATAGTCTTGCGCAGGTATAGCGGCTAAAATACTAAGGTTGTTAAGTAGTACTGGTGAAACTAATAATAAAAAAGTTATATCATTTTTACGTATACAAAGGAGCCCAGCAAAAAGTATTATGAATAATAGAAGAGCTGGCCGCCAAAATAGCCATATATTCTCTTTTTTCTCTGTAAAGTCTAATATTTTATATACCGAACTTGTTATCGGTTCACTAATAATTTTATTTTTAATGTTATAATCATTTCGAACAACTTCCCTATTTGCAGTAAATGTATAGCCTCTTCCTAATGGTTCTTTAATTTGCCATACTAGTGAGGTCTGATCGAGAAAAGCTTTAGTAACTATTGCTGGGTTTTGTATGCAAATATCAAACCATAATTTTAAAAAGCCAACTTTATCATTTACAATTGCATTCCTGTCAAATTCGTCATGAAATTTAATCAGATCCACTGAATATGGGTGATATGTTTCAGCCATAACATCTAGGGGCATTATATAATTTATTTTTTCCTTCTGTTGGGGAGTTAGATATCCGTTGTTTTTTACAACAGCAGCAATTTGTTGGGTTGGGATACCAAAGGCTTCATTTGAAGTTCCAGGTTTTACGTTTAAGTAAGAATAAATAGGACCTTTAACAAGGATATAAACTGACAGGACAGAAACTAATATTAATCCAATAGTTTTACGTTTGTATCTTAAAAGTAACAACCCTAGAAACATAGTGCCAATAAAACTCAATAAACCATTATGTCTAAAAAGTACAACTATAACTGAACAACATATAAATGCGACATTATTTAAATGATTATCCAGCCATTTACCTTTTGTAATTAGTATATTAAGTATAAATATGGTTAATAGCGATAAGGAAGCATTATATGGTATGTCTTTCCATATTGCTATACTCATTACAGCATTTGATGGATAGAGTGAACCTAGAATTGCTATTAAATATAGCAGTTTTTTATTTACGCCTAATTTATTAAAGATATAAAGAATGTATCCTAGAACTAAACTCTGTAATGTCATATGAGCTATTGCAATTGCAGCTGGTGAATCCCATAGTTTAGTAACAAAATAAATAAATATTGTATGAGGTACTGGATGCCAATCATAAAGTGAATGTGTATGAACCTGCATCCATTGATTAAAAGAGTCGTTGGTCATAATCCCAGGATATAGTGCTATTAAATAATAAAATCCTACTGCTATTGAAGGAAGAGCATAGTAGAAGATATATAGCTTGTTTATACTAGGCTTATTTGTGCTTATATATATACTTTCTAGAAATTTAAACAGCAAAAACAAAAAAAGTAATATGACAATCACTTCTATTGCATAGACAAATAAGGAATTTGTTAGAAAAGAACCTTGCTTTGATTTTGATTCAGGAATAATCAAGAGACTTCCCGGTAGCACTAGAGAAAATAGTAGCAGCAATAAAAATGTTAAAGAGTGATTACTTTTATTAAGCCGTTGCTTTAATAAGTTTTTTATCATTATTAAATCTCCTTTGGTATATTTAATTTTTGTAGTTGTTAATTATATTAACTTATGTAATAATTATTGTGAAAATAAAATAAATTGTCAACATATGTTACAACTTTAAAAAGTTTACACTGTAATTCAGAAGAGAAGTAGAAAGGAGAATCATAATTGAAGATAGCAGTATTGATCCCTTGTTATAATGAAGAATTAACAATTGGAAAGGTTATTGATGATTTTAGAAGGGAACTTCCTGAAGCTGATATTTATGTATATGATAACAATTCAAAGGACAAAACTTCAGAAATCGCAAGAGAGCGTGGTGCAATAGTAAAAAAAGAATACAGGCAGGGTAAAGGACATGTAGTTCGCTCTATGTTTAGGGATATAGATGCAGATTGTTACATAATGATAGATGGAGATGATACATATCCATCAGAGTTTGTACACAGACTTATTGAACCTATAGCCAAGGGGGAGGCTAATATGGTTATAGGAGATAGATTATCCAATGGAACATATAGAAGCGAGAATAAAAGGGCTTTTCATAATTTAGGTAATGATATGGTAAGAAATTTAATAAACAAACTATTCAAGAGCAACTTGAGAGATATAATGACTGGATATAGGGCTTTTGATAGAGAGTTTGTTAAAGGAATGCCTGTACTAAGTCCAGGATTTGAAATTGAAACGGAAATGAGCATACATGCATTAGATAAAAAGTTCTTAATTAAAGAGATACCAATTGATTATAGAGATAGACCAGAGGGAAGTGTTTCAAAGCTTAATACTGTGAGTGATGGTATTAAAGTTATGAAGACTATATTTATGTTATATAAAGATTATAAGCCATTGATGTTTTTTGGTGTTTTGACTGCAATATTCTTAGGCCTAGGACTTATAGTTGGCTTACCTGTTATTATTGAATTTATAAAAACTAGATTTATAACAAAAGTGCCATCTGCTATACTTGCAGTTGGTTTAATAGTTCTATCCACTATGTCTTTCACATGTGGAGTAATTTTGGATACTATAGTAAAGCAGCATAGACAAATGTATGAATTGATGTTGAACAATATAAGATCAAACTTAAATAAGAGGTAAGTTTATGAAAGTAGATATAATATCCTCCATTAAGAAAAACTTAAAAGGAATTTTAATAATAATAGCAGCGGCTCTATTAACATCAATTGGTCAAATGTTATGGAAGATATCTAATGGTTCAAATTTAAAGTGGCTTATATTGGGTTTTTTATGTTATGGAATTGGGGCAGTATTGATGATAATAGCCTTTAGATTTGGAAGTCTTTCTGTTCTTCATCCCATGCTAAGTTTTGGCTATATCTTTGCAATATTTTTAGGAAATTTTGTATTAAAAGAACATATTACTAGTATTCAGTACTTAGCAATAATTATAATAATGTGCGGTGTTGTTCTTATAGGAGGCGGAGATGTATAGGTATATATTACTATGTTTGATTTTTACTCTTGCAGGCGCCTTTGGAGGGCTTTTCTTTAAAAAGGCAGCTACGAGTTCAACAAACATAATAAAAACAGTATTAAGTCCATATCTGTATATAGGTGGAATTCTGTATGTTATTGGAGCAGTACTTAATATAGTTGTTCTCAAAGAGTTAAAATACACGATTGTCTTGCCCCTAACCTCAATTACTTATGTGTGGACAATAATAATATCTTACTTCATATTAAAAGAAAAAATAACCATTAAAAAACTATTTGGAATTGCCATGATTTTGATTGGCGCTATTATTTTAGGATTATATTCTTAGTAGAAAAAACCTGCACAAATCTGCAGGTTTTTTCTGTACAGTCTATTTTAAGGCATTTATAACTTCCCCTATATGTCCATCTACTTTGACTTTTCTAAAAGTCTTTTTCACTAATCCATTCTCATCTATAACAAAAGTACTTCTTTCTATTCCTATGGATTTTTTACCATACATATTTTTTTCTTTTAGTACACCATAAAGATTACATACTAACTCTTCTGAATCTGATAACAGTATAAAAGGCAGTTGATGCTTATCAATAAACTTCTTATGTGAAGTAATTGAATCTCTACTTATTCCAATTACAACAGCGTTTAAATCTTCAATTTGAGATAAACTATCTCTAAAGCTTACAGCTTCATTTGTTCATCCAGGGGTATTATCCTTTGGATAAAAGAATAGTACAACCTGCTTTCCTAAATAGTCAATTAGACTATGTTCTTTATCATCTGAGCCAATTAGTTTAAAATCTGGAGCTTTTACTCCTTCTTTAAGCTCTGCTAAAGTCATGTTATTCCTCCTTTTAGATAACAGCACTAAGTTATTAGTTCTAGTAATTGTGCTTAGTGTATAATATACGTTTTATATAATTATATCCTTATAATAAAAAGATAGCCATAATTGTTTGATAAATGGTAACAAAGATATATAATATTATTATGTGCACTATTATACATAGTAAAAGATTTATAGTAAAGTGATAAAAAATAATATTTAGCAATTGATAAATATTCTTAGGGGGGCAATATTCTATGGGGGAATTAACAAGAGAAAAATTTATTGTTACTGGGTGTGAGGAGAATCAGAATTTTGATTCTTTAGAAAGATACAGTATTACCTATTGGCAAAAAGCACGGAAACGATTCTTGGAAAATAAGGGAGCAATAATATGTTTGCTGTTTATTCTATTAATAATCCTTATGACTATTATTGGTCCGCATTTGACAAAATATAAGTTTAATCAGGAAGTTTATAAGAGTGTATTAAGAAATGCAGCGCCATCAAGAGAGCATTGGTTTGGTACTGATGGCAAGGGAAGAGATATATTTGCAAGGATGTGGATGGGGGCTAGAGGCTCTCTTTTTATTGGTTTTACAGTAGCTTTTATAAATATAGGGATAGGAGTTATTTATGGGAGTATATGTGGGTACTTCGGTGGTTTGGTTGATGAAGTAATCATGAGAATAGTAGAGATTGTTATGAGTATACCAAACATGATGATGATAATCTTAATGAGTATAATACTTGGATCAGGGTTACTGAATATAATTGCAGCGATGAGTATAACAGGTTGGTGTGGGGTAACAAGAATCATTCGAGGTCAGATTATGCAGATTAAGCGTCAAGAGTATATATTAGCTGCAGAAGCACTTGGAGCTAGTTCTTCAAGGATTATATCAAAGCATCTTGTATCTAATATTATCGGCATAACAATAGTAACTATTACATTGGAGATTCCTAGTGTAATATCGACAGAAATGATGCTTACGTTTGCTATGCTTATTGATGCTGGTAGCGCTATGACCTGGGGAACTGTAGGCAAAGATCTTGGAGCAGCACTTATCGTATATCCTTATCAAGTATATATCCCATACACAATAATAAGTTTAACTTTGATTTGCTTCAATATTGTTGGCGATGCATTAGCAGATGCTTTAGATCCTAAGTTAAACTAATCTAGTGTATAAGGGGTGATGTAATTGAGAAAATTTTTAATAAGTTTATTTATTATAGTTTTTGCAAGTATAACTTTCATGCAGTACAGTGAAAATCTCAAATTAAGAAGAGAGCCACCATCAAATAAATGGTCAAAGGAAGTGTTGCTTGCTTCAGGAAATATAGTAGACTATCCTCAGCTTATAAAATATAATGAAAAATATGTGGTAGCTTATACCGATGGAGAAACTATATATATAATGGCTGTTGATAATTTAGGGAAAAAAATAATTGAGAAGAGCTTTAAAGTTGAAGGAGACATAGCTAGAAGTATTCATGTTGTAACTGATGGTGAAAAGCTTAATGTAAGTTGGATTACAAGTGATAAAGAAATGAAAAGTATATATAGTTTGATTCTAAATAAGAAATTTGATGTTATAGATAGAAGTAAAATAAAAGATGTTGAAGACTTAAAACAAGTGGGAAATGATCTTCTGGTTATAGGATTTAAAAACACGATTAGGCTAGTAGATTATAGAAGTGGAAAAAGTTCTGAGTTTGAAGCACCATTAAATAGTATGATTTGTGGCACTAAGACAGGAGATAATTATGTGGTTGCATATTTAAACAATGAAAATAATTTTTGTTACTTTTTAGTTAAAAATGGAGTAGTAACTAAGCCTAAAGAAATTGGTATGTTAGGTGGTACTACTCGTGTTTCTTATTATAATGCAGCTATAGCAGTAGAGGATAATAAAGGATACATACTTGCAGAATATAAATTTCAGAGTGACTTTGGTGGTTCAAAAATGTTAGTGTTTGATCTTGATGGAGGAAAGCATTATGTAAGGGAAACTGCAAATAAAGATAGGGTAATATCTATTTTTAATGCTACTTCATTTACTGATAATGACCCTAATGAAAAAGGAATAAAATTTTTAGCAGGTGGATATAGGGCCTTAGGAAAAAAGCAATTATATAAAGATGTATTGGAATTAGAAGCCAGGGATAGCGTAATTGCAAATAGCACTCCTATTTCAAGAACAAGAGCACTATCTGGATTTCCTTCGGTATATGGGGATACTGCAGTTTTTTGTGATGTTATTGGAATTGATCATAGCAATTTATATATGTCTTCATACAGAGATGATTTTAAGAAAGCTAATAACACTAATAGAAGTTATGAATATTCTTTGGCTTTTGTAGACACAGTCCAAGGGATATTGTTTACGTTTGTATACTTAGTAGTTTTTGGCGCACTTTGGATTATTCCATCTTTCTGTACTGTATCTATATTGTCCTTAATAGAGCATAGATTTGATGATACTAAAAGAAAAATTCTATTTATTTGTGCTTATTCAATTGCGTTAGTTTTCAAAATTCACTTTATCTATACTATTGTATTCAAAAAATTTAGATATTATTTGCCAAGCTATTTGACTCCTGCTATAGGACTAGGGGCAATATTGATAATAAGTATTTTATGTTGTATTTACTGCTATAAAAAGTATTCTTCTGATCTACATAAGAATACAATAGCAGTTAGTTTTTCCACAATGTTTATAATTGATTCATGGTATACTTTATTTTTATTTGTACCATTTATTAAATAAACTATCTTAGGGTATATTAATTTATAAGTATTAATGCTTTTGCTTTGGAATTAACATTACACTATGTTATTATAAATAAGTAGACTTTAATAAATAACCTAAAAGGAGACTAATGATGGATAACAAAGTATTAGCTACAGTTGAGGGTAGAGAAATAACTCAGAGAGATTTAGAAAATGCTATTTCAAGATTTCCAAGGGAAAGACAAGGATACTTTATGGGTGAAGAAGGGAAGAAACAACTTTTAAACCAGATAATATCCTTTGAACTTATTTATAGTTATGCTAAAGATAATGGAATAGAAAAAGATCCAGCATATATTTCACAGGTGGAAGCTGCTAAGAAAGAAATATTAACTCAAACTGCTATTAACAATATACTTGCTGATGTAAAAGTAACTGATGATGAAGTAAAAGATTATTATGAAGCAAATCAACAGTACTTTAACAGTGAGGAAAGCGTTACTGCTAGACATATACTAGTAGACTCTTTAGACGAAGCTCAAGAAATTAAAAAGAAGATTGATGACGGAATGAACTTTGAAATGGCCGCACTTCAATATTCATCATGTCCATCGAAGGAACAAGGCGGAAGTCTTGGAAGTTTTACTAGAGGTAGAATGGTTCCAGAATTTGAGCAGGCAGCTTTTGAGTTAGAAGTTGGAGAGTTAAGTGAACCAGTCCAAACACAATTTGGATACCATTTAATAAAGGTAGAGGAAAAAAATGAAGGTACAGTAAAACCTTTAGAAGAAGTTTATCCAACGATACAAAGAGAAATATTAAATGAGAGAGAAAGCTTTAAATATATGCAGTTTACTGAGGGATTAAAGAGCAAGTATGATGTTGTTTTAAAGTAATCTAGTGATGTTAGTATAAAATTATAGGGGGATGCCAAAGGGTATCCTCTTATATTTTATAGTGAACCATGTTAAACAGTACCAAGAGTGTCATTATAATTATTATTGAGAAATATATAGAATTTTAAAGATAAATGAATATAAGTCTTGATTTTTGCTAATAATCTTATTGTGAGTTTTTGTAACACCTGATATATTAATATCTGTTGTTTGAAGCGAAGATGCTTCAAACAAACAAAAAAAAGTTAAAAAAGTTGTTGACAAATGTCTAAATGTGTTATATAATAATTGATGTACTGAAGATTTGTTATACAACAGTATGAATTGGTCTTTGAAAATTAAACAGAGAATATAAAGGTAAATGACCAGCAATTCTTTTGAAGTTGAAAAACTTCTAAAAATAAGTAAGCGATGAGCTTAAANACATTGGAACACCGTAACCGTTGATGGAACTGTACCAGAAGATAAATTGCTATTTTTAATTGATTTATCCTATGACTTGGTTTTTAAAAGTCTTAAGAAGAGTGAAAAGCTTGCAGTGGAGAAGGGATAGGTCCTCTGCTGCTGGCTTGGTGCGTAGTATTCATTACTTATCCCTCTCTTTTCAATTTATTTTAGTTTTTTAAGCAATAAAAAATCTTCTTACCCTAAGATAAGAAGATATCAATAAAAACAAAGCTCCTCTTATGGATTACTTAGCTTTTTCTTTAAAAATTCTACCCCATTGCACACATCCTGTTTGGAAACAAAAGGCTTAAGCTCAAGCACTTTAATAACCTCCAAGTTTAAATAGTCTTTAAGAAGCTCAAATCTTGTCTTTTTCATTCCTGGAGCATAGTGGTCGTTAATTCCATCCGTATCATGTATATGAAATCCTAGAAGCCTTTCCTTGTATTTTTCAAGCAAAGGAATACAGCTTTCTGAAAGAATATTATTGTGAACCTCCCCATGACCTATATCATACCACAAGCCAATTGGATACTGTTTTAACTTATCAAACCACAGATCATATTCCTCCCTGACAGGTATTTGGTGGTACCTGTCTCTGTTTTCTAATCCCAGCTTCACGTCATAGCCCTTTTCACATATATAATCAGATAGTTCGCAAATGCTCTTTTCTGCAGCCATGATATAAGGCAAACTTCTTTCTTTTCTTTCCTGAATTATCTTATTCCTTATTTCACTAAATCTAACTGTCCTCGCTTCTCCCTTGCTGAGCATATCTCTCAGGGCATCATTTAATTGAAAAATACCACCTACTTCTCCAGTGTGGAGAACTACTGCCTTTGCATTAAACCTATGGGCAATATCCAGTGTGTTTTTCGAAAGGCTCACAGCAAGTTTTCTTGTTTCCTCGTTAGTATGAGAAAGTGCAAGAGTAGAATCCAGATTTTTATAGCCTTTGGGAGTTGGGCATATGTTATGCACACTTGTTACCTTTACTCTACCTCTTTCCACATAGGGTGCAATATCATCAACAAACCTTTGAGAAACCTCATAATTTACTTCAATTTTATCAAAATCCATGTCCTCAAGCTCTCTTAAAAAGTCTTCTATGTTTTCATACCTGGATATATTCCAGGAGGTTGAAAGTGAAAACTGGTGTCTCATAAAAACCCTCCTTGCCCGAAAAGATTAACAAGCGGTCACTAAAATTTATACAACTCAGGTATATCCAAAATATCCTTAAAAACCTCAAGGTGGTAATCAGCTTTAAAATTCCCCTCATAATTAAAGGATATGGTCACCATTCCAGCGTTATGGGCCCCAATTAACTCCTCTTCGTCATGAGCCACATAGGCTACTTCCCTAGGTTCATATCCTACTCTTCTAAGGAATTCCTGATAAATTCCAACATTAGGCTTAGCTATGCCTATTTCTATAGAAGATACAACCTCCTCAACCACACAGCCCAGGCCAAGTCTTAAAAACCAGTCTGCCTTTTCTGCTGCTGATTGATAAGTATTTGTTATCATCCCCAGCTTGTAGCCTCTTTTATTAAGCTCAAGTATAGTTTCGCTCTCAGTAGGGTATAGCTCTACAGTTCTGCTGAACTCCATTTCCTTGTCAATAATGTCCTTGCGATGATTTAAATCAGTTATGCCTGCATAGTCAAGGTATCTTTCAAGCATTTCTAATTTGCTGAATTCATGACTGAAGGACCTTTCTAAAAGTTCTCTGAATTTCTTCCTGTTTTCATCCACTTCCAAATTGCTTTTATAATTAGTCTTTATATATTCCAGCACAGAATCTGAAACATCCTTGCTTCTATAATACAAAACTCCGTTACCGTCAAAGGATATTGCCTTTATCATATATATATTCCTCCTATAAAAAAGGGGCAGCCGGTGCTCCGCCTGCCCCTTTTCAATAATTATTTTTGAATAGACAACCAGAAATTATTAAGCTTAGTTTTGTTATTGTAGTCAAAATCAAGGTCAAGATTCCATAGTTTCAATGAATCTAGTGTTTGAGAACCAACTGGAGTCATATCAGATCTTGTAGGCCAAGAACCTTCAACTTTGAAAGGATCAAAGCCTTCTCCCTTTCCGTCTGCTTCCGCTGCCATAAATCTAATAAGAAGTTTAGCAGCATTCACATGAGGTGCCCGATCTACTATAAGAGTCATAGCTGGAGCCATAACACCATCTCTAGGCTTTAGATTTTTAACTACATCAATATAAAGACCATTTTTCCTCTCTCTAATTTTACTTGAAGTTGCTATTCCCACAGGTGGATTTGTCTGGCCTTTTGCTCCTATGGCCTTTATGATGTCGCCGTCAGAGGTAGTAAGAATTAAGTCGTTTGCAACAAGTCTTTTTATAAACTCATAGCCTGCATTTTCAGTGCCGTCTAATTTTATATCCTCTCCAAACTCTTCCTTGTAGGCTGCTGCCATCTCATTTGCATTTTGTATCATAGCTAAAAACAATCCCATATTTTCTGCAGTTGATGCAGGATTTGCTATCATAACTCTTCCTTATACTCTCGCCTTGTAAGATCCCACCAGCTGTCTATAGGGCTAGTTTTATTAACTTCATTGTTATAAAATATTTGCTTCATTTCAAAGAAAGCTGAGAATTGCGGGTCCTTGAAAGCCTTTTGTTTTATTTTGTCCCCTATGTCCTTTGGAATATAGTTGTGGAGGATACCAGTTTTCATAAACTCATTATACACTGCTCCGTCAGAGTCCTTTACAAAAACTAAATCCGCATTATATATTCCCGCTTCATTTTCCCTTTGAACCTTTTCAAATATTTCTGCCATTCTCATGTCGTAGCCTTCAAGTTCTACGCCTGGATACTTCTTTTCAAAGCTAGCCTTAATATCCTTTATTCTACTGGACATGGAGTAAACAACAACTTTCCCCTCTTTCTTCGCCTCTTCATAAAGCTTATCTGTACTGTCTTCAGCATCAAGAGCTGCTTTTTTAAGCCAGGAGCTGCCCTTAGTTTCAGTTGGAGCTGTAGTTTGGCTTGAAGCCTGATTTGAAGGCTCTTTTACATTTGAATTTTTCCCGCATGCTGCAAGTGTCAAAGCCATTATTGAAACCAAAATGCCTGACAAGATTTTATTTAATTTTTTCATTGAATACCCCCCAAAATAATTAATTTTTAATTCAGTCTGAAAATATCCCTTCCTGTGCCTTTCTCAAATACATTTATTTTTTCCTTAGCAAAAGAAATCCAGACTCTCTCGTCAGAATCATACTCAATTTGTCCAATCATTTTAGCCATAATGAATGCTCCGTTAACCATCAGCTGTATTAATGTTTCAGAGCCTGCAGGCAGTACGGAATAAATTCTGCCCTCAACGGTTTGTTCTGCTTCTTCCCTATGAATGCAAATGTCCTCAGGTCTTAATGCAAGTATAATCTCCTTATCATAAGTCTTATTTTCAGGCTCCTCAAAGATTACCTCACCCAAAGCGCTTTTTACTAGCAGCTTTCCCTTTCCAGAGCTGCAGGCGCCTTCTATAAAGTTAATCTTTGGATTGCCTATAAAATCAGCCACCTTCATACTCACAGGATTGTTGTATATATTTTTCGGCGTATCCACCTGAACTAATTCACCCTCGAAAAATATGGCTATTTTTGTTGACATGGTAAGTGCCTCGACCTGATCATGAGTTACATAAACTATAGTTGTTTTTAAATCCCTGTGAAGCCTTTTAAGTTCTGCCCTCATCTCAATTCTTAGCTTGGCGTCCAAATTTGAAAGGGGCTCATCCAAAAGAAGAATCTTAGGCTCAGAAACTATTGCCCTGGCAATTGCAACTCTTTGCTGCTGTCCCCCTGATAGCTCTGAAGGATAGCGCTCAGCATAATCATCTATTTTCATCCTTACAAGAGCATTTGTAACTCTTTCCTTTACCTCCTCCTTTGGCACCTTTTTAACATTCAGGCCAAAAGCAACATTTTCAAAAACCGTCATATGAGGCCAAAGGGCATAGCTTTGAAACACAAGGTTCAGCCCTCTTTTAGAGGAAGGTGCAAAATAGCTTTCCTCTGCATTTGTCACAATACTGCCATCCATAGTTATAGTGCCGCTCTGAGGATTTTCAAGGCCTGCGATAACTCTTAAGGTTGTTGTCTTTCCGCATCCCGACGGCCCTAGAAGGGTCATAAAATCTCCTTCGTCTATGGTAAGGCTTAAATTTTTTAAAACATGTACTTTGTCATAATATTTGTTTATCCCTTTTAGTACTATACTGCTCATTCTTATCCCCCTATACCCGACGTAATATCTGCATCTCCAATTTTTAAAGAAATGTAGTATACAACTATTATTATGAACACTATCAAAGTCATGATAACGTTAGAAAATTGCTGGAATCCTGACTCTGCATAGGAGTATGTGAGTGTTGTAAGGGTTCCAGTTTTAGGTGTAACCAGCAGCACAAGCAAATCAAGCTCCTTCATTGCGCTTATGAATATAAGAAGAAAACCACTGAGCAGTCCTTTTTTAGATAAAGGCAGCATTATTTTTCTAAATCTTTTAATCCATGAGCTCCCCTCTATAATAGCCGCTTCTTCTAATTCATAGCCTATTTGCAGCATATTACTTGTACCGGACCTTACTGAGAAAGGCAGATATTTAACCACACTAATTAAGACTAATATGCCAAAGGTTCCGTATAGAGTGGGCAAAAACAGCTTAGGCTTTGAAAACATTGACAGATATATTGCACCAAAAGCAATTGAAGGAATTATATATGGGGTAAAGGATAATTGATCTATTATTCTGCCAGACAACTTTTTTCTTCCCCTTGAAACTATATATCCTAAAATAAGCCCTATTAGTGTTGCTGTAACAGATACAACCAGTACGAGC
The genomic region above belongs to Clostridium swellfunianum and contains:
- a CDS encoding HAD family hydrolase, producing the protein MIKAISFDGNGVLYYRSKDVSDSVLEYIKTNYKSNLEVDENRKKFRELLERSFSHEFSKLEMLERYLDYAGITDLNHRKDIIDKEMEFSRTVELYPTESETILELNKRGYKLGMITNTYQSAAEKADWFLRLGLGCVVEEVVSSIEIGIAKPNVGIYQEFLRRVGYEPREVAYVAHDEEELIGAHNAGMVTISFNYEGNFKADYHLEVFKDILDIPELYKF
- a CDS encoding ABC transporter ATP-binding protein; protein product: MSSIVLKGINKYYDKVHVLKNLSLTIDEGDFMTLLGPSGCGKTTTLRVIAGLENPQSGTITMDGSIVTNAEESYFAPSSKRGLNLVFQSYALWPHMTVFENVAFGLNVKKVPKEEVKERVTNALVRMKIDDYAERYPSELSGGQQQRVAIARAIVSEPKILLLDEPLSNLDAKLRIEMRAELKRLHRDLKTTIVYVTHDQVEALTMSTKIAIFFEGELVQVDTPKNIYNNPVSMKVADFIGNPKINFIEGACSSGKGKLLVKSALGEVIFEEPENKTYDKEIILALRPEDICIHREEAEQTVEGRIYSVLPAGSETLIQLMVNGAFIMAKMIGQIEYDSDERVWISFAKEKINVFEKGTGRDIFRLN